A single bacterium DNA region contains:
- the nadD gene encoding nicotinate (nicotinamide) nucleotide adenylyltransferase yields MKLGIFGGSFDPIHSGHVIPVRRAAEVLGLDRVFYLPTARPPHKPGRQFARSQRRFAMVEMALLDEPDFEVSAWELTPGERAYTVDTVERFHRRDPSDELHLIVGADSFKQLPTWRRWRDIVRLSSLAVLTRPGWDYRSVEQSLPEELRDVVTAGRVTFVRNQPVEISSTELRHLFRTGAELPEGAVPDLVVKYIRKYSLYR; encoded by the coding sequence ATGAAACTCGGAATCTTCGGTGGTTCGTTCGACCCCATTCACTCAGGGCATGTGATCCCCGTGCGCAGGGCGGCCGAGGTTCTCGGCCTGGACCGGGTCTTCTACCTTCCCACCGCGCGTCCGCCTCACAAGCCCGGCCGCCAGTTCGCGCGCTCTCAGCGCCGCTTCGCGATGGTGGAGATGGCTCTGCTCGACGAGCCCGATTTCGAGGTCTCGGCCTGGGAGTTGACCCCGGGAGAGCGCGCTTACACCGTCGACACGGTCGAGCGCTTTCATCGTCGGGACCCGTCGGACGAGCTTCACCTCATCGTGGGAGCCGACTCGTTCAAACAGCTCCCGACTTGGCGCAGATGGCGCGACATCGTAAGGCTCTCGTCTCTCGCCGTTCTGACTCGTCCCGGCTGGGACTACCGATCGGTGGAGCAGAGTCTTCCCGAGGAGCTGAGAGACGTGGTGACCGCGGGTAGGGTTACGTTCGTCAGAAACCAGCCGGTCGAGATCTCGTCGACCGAGCTCCGCCATCTGTTCCGCACCGGCGCCGAACTGCCCGAAGGGGCCGTACCGGACCTGGTGGTAAAGTACATACGGAAGTACTCCCTTTATAGATGA
- the obgE gene encoding GTPase ObgE, with protein MNFIDEADLHVCGGRGGNGCMAFRREKSVPKGGPSGGDGGRGGSVLLVGDSGMNTLYPLRHQRLYAAKRGQHGEGSNKTGRSAEDLRIKVPLGTQVLDAGGSLLGEVLRHGEELCVAKGGDGGRGNARFATSTNRAPRRSEPGYEGEERDIHLQLKLLADVGVIGLPNAGKSTFIRTVSAARPKVADYPFTTLVPNLGVVDGGYDRQPFVIADLPGLIEGAADGAGLGHRFLRHIERCRILLHFVDLSTGEASSVADLEVLEKELGAYAAELLERPRWIVGTKLDAAVEERRGELAAAAQARNLPYYEISSAARLGTAELIGGLESVLARLDT; from the coding sequence GTGAATTTCATCGACGAAGCCGACCTTCACGTGTGTGGAGGTCGAGGCGGAAACGGCTGCATGGCCTTTCGCCGCGAGAAGTCCGTTCCCAAGGGAGGTCCGTCAGGTGGCGATGGCGGTCGGGGCGGCTCTGTGCTGCTGGTCGGCGATTCGGGCATGAACACTCTCTATCCGCTCCGGCACCAGAGGCTATACGCGGCCAAGAGGGGCCAGCACGGAGAAGGCTCGAACAAGACCGGCCGCTCAGCCGAGGACTTGCGAATCAAGGTGCCGTTGGGAACCCAAGTCTTGGATGCCGGTGGATCTCTGCTGGGCGAGGTTCTGAGGCATGGTGAGGAGCTGTGCGTCGCCAAGGGCGGAGACGGCGGCCGGGGCAACGCGCGTTTCGCGACGTCCACCAACCGCGCGCCGCGGCGTAGCGAGCCCGGCTACGAAGGCGAGGAGCGCGACATCCACCTACAGCTCAAGCTGCTCGCCGACGTTGGCGTCATCGGCCTGCCCAACGCCGGCAAGTCGACGTTCATTCGCACGGTGTCGGCGGCTCGGCCCAAGGTGGCCGACTATCCGTTCACGACTCTGGTCCCCAATCTCGGCGTCGTTGACGGTGGTTACGACCGCCAGCCGTTCGTAATCGCGGATCTGCCCGGTTTGATCGAAGGCGCCGCCGACGGTGCCGGCTTGGGACATCGTTTCCTTCGCCACATCGAGCGCTGCAGGATCCTGCTGCATTTCGTGGATCTGTCAACGGGCGAAGCGAGCTCGGTGGCCGATCTGGAGGTTCTGGAAAAGGAGCTGGGCGCCTATGCCGCGGAGCTACTGGAGCGCCCGAGGTGGATCGTCGGGACCAAGCTCGACGCAGCCGTCGAGGAGCGTCGCGGTGAGCTGGCGGCCGCGGCGCAGGCTCGCAACTTGCCGTACTATGAGATCAGTTCGGCAGCCCGCTTGGGCACCGCCGAGCTGATCGGTGGCCTGGAGAGCGTGCTCGCGCGTCTGGACACATGA
- the rplU gene encoding 50S ribosomal protein L21, with protein MYAVIETGGKQYRVEPGDVLDVERRDLPEESSELRFDRVLMVRGDKDVQLGTPLVEGASVTATLVDEVRAPKIMVFKFKRRKGYRRLIGHRQDLMRVRIDKIEA; from the coding sequence ATGTACGCAGTGATCGAAACAGGTGGAAAGCAGTATCGGGTCGAGCCCGGGGATGTACTCGACGTCGAACGTCGCGACTTGCCGGAAGAGTCGAGCGAACTGCGTTTCGACCGGGTGCTGATGGTGCGAGGTGACAAGGACGTGCAGCTGGGCACGCCCCTGGTCGAGGGGGCTTCGGTGACGGCGACGTTGGTCGACGAAGTCCGCGCCCCCAAGATCATGGTATTCAAGTTCAAGCGACGCAAGGGGTACCGGCGTCTGATCGGGCATCGGCAAGATCTGATGCGAGTTCGAATTGATAAGATCGAAGCCTAG
- the rpmA gene encoding 50S ribosomal protein L27 has protein sequence MAHKKGQGSSRNGRDSNPQNLGVKRYGGQKVTGGTIIVRQRGTKIFPGVNVGRGKDDTLFAKTDGVVEFKRRGRSRRVVNITPAAD, from the coding sequence ATGGCACACAAAAAAGGACAAGGCTCCAGCCGCAACGGCCGCGATTCCAATCCGCAGAACCTGGGCGTCAAGCGCTACGGGGGCCAGAAGGTGACCGGTGGAACGATCATCGTGCGCCAGCGGGGCACCAAGATCTTTCCGGGCGTCAACGTCGGACGTGGCAAGGACGACACCTTGTTCGCGAAGACCGACGGTGTCGTCGAGTTCAAGCGCCGAGGCCGTTCGCGCCGCGTGGTCAACATCACGCCCGCCGCGGACTAG
- the rsfS gene encoding ribosome silencing factor, with product MSHDVAVRLDIPEKLRGVVRSVLDRKAVDLRVLHIGDVSDFTEFFLICSGTSERQVQAIADAVVTGAKEAGIRPLGVEGYSHGSWILVDYGDMVIHIFSSDNRSVYGLEKLWSDATDITDTFLSGD from the coding sequence ATGAGCCACGACGTCGCCGTTCGTTTGGATATCCCCGAAAAGCTCCGTGGCGTCGTCCGATCGGTTCTCGACCGCAAAGCCGTGGATTTGCGCGTTCTCCACATCGGCGACGTAAGTGACTTCACCGAGTTCTTCCTGATTTGCAGCGGTACCAGTGAACGCCAGGTTCAGGCGATCGCCGACGCCGTGGTCACCGGAGCCAAGGAAGCGGGAATCCGCCCGCTGGGGGTAGAGGGCTACAGCCACGGTAGTTGGATTCTGGTCGACTATGGAGACATGGTGATCCACATCTTCAGCTCGGACAATCGAAGCGTCTACGGGCTCGAAAAACTGTGGAGCGATGCCACCGACATCACCGACACCTTTCTGAGCGGTGACTGA